Proteins from one Clostridia bacterium genomic window:
- the rplA gene encoding 50S ribosomal protein L1 — protein sequence MKRGKKYQESLKLIDRHALYDPEEAVDLILKTGKANFDETVELAVRLGVDPRHADQQVRGAVVLPHGTGKQVRVLVFAKGDKAEEAEKAGADYVGAEEYVAKIQNENWLDFDVVVATPDMMGIVGRLGRILGPKGLMPNPKSGTITMDIEKALKDIKAGKIEYRVDKTKIIHVPIGKVSFGQEKLMDNLKTIMDAIIKAKPAAAKGTYLKNVVLSTTMGPGIKINPVKL from the coding sequence ATGAAAAGAGGAAAAAAGTATCAAGAAAGTCTAAAGCTAATCGATAGACACGCGCTTTATGATCCAGAAGAAGCTGTAGATCTTATTTTAAAGACGGGTAAGGCAAATTTTGATGAGACTGTTGAACTGGCAGTTAGACTAGGCGTAGATCCAAGACATGCAGACCAACAGGTAAGGGGTGCTGTTGTTCTCCCCCATGGAACTGGTAAACAAGTAAGGGTTCTAGTCTTTGCTAAAGGGGATAAGGCGGAAGAAGCTGAAAAAGCTGGCGCTGATTATGTAGGAGCAGAGGAATATGTCGCAAAGATTCAGAATGAAAATTGGCTAGATTTTGATGTAGTGGTGGCAACACCTGATATGATGGGAATCGTAGGAAGACTTGGGAGGATTTTAGGACCCAAGGGCCTTATGCCTAATCCTAAATCAGGGACTATAACTATGGATATTGAGAAAGCCTTGAAAGATATCAAAGCTGGTAAAATTGAGTACAGAGTTGACAAGACAAAGATCATTCATGTTCCTATCGGTAAGGTGTCTTTTGGACAGGAAAAACTTATGGATAACCTAAAAACAATAATGGATGCTATTATAAAAGCTAAACCTGCAGCTGCAAAAGGGACTTATCTGAAAAATGTAGTGTTATCCACTACAATGGGACCTGGGATAAAGATAAATCCTGTTAAACTTTAA
- the rplK gene encoding 50S ribosomal protein L11 translates to MAKKVVGLIKLQIPAGKATPAPPVGPALGQHGVNIMGFCKEFNEKTASQAGLIIPVVITVYQDRSFSFITKTPPAAVLLKKAAGIDKASGRPNLDKVASVSKKDVKDIAELKMKDLNAASIETAMSMVEGTARSMGITVKE, encoded by the coding sequence ATGGCAAAGAAGGTAGTTGGATTGATAAAGTTGCAAATACCTGCAGGGAAGGCTACTCCTGCTCCGCCAGTTGGACCAGCATTAGGTCAACATGGAGTGAATATAATGGGGTTTTGCAAAGAATTTAATGAAAAGACTGCAAGTCAGGCAGGGTTGATTATTCCTGTTGTTATAACTGTTTATCAGGATAGATCTTTTTCTTTTATAACAAAAACTCCGCCAGCAGCTGTGCTGTTGAAGAAAGCAGCAGGGATTGATAAGGCTTCAGGCAGACCGAATTTAGATAAAGTAGCTAGCGTATCAAAAAAAGATGTGAAAGATATAGCAGAATTGAAGATGAAAGATTTAAATGCTGCCAGCATTGAAACTGCAATGAGCATGGTAGAGGGTACAGCCAGAAGTATGGGTATAACAGTTAAAGAATAA